One genomic region from Antedon mediterranea chromosome 3, ecAntMedi1.1, whole genome shotgun sequence encodes:
- the LOC140045089 gene encoding uncharacterized protein, with protein sequence MDVEPGLCWRCEKKKATKKCSECKIGEYCGNQCMERDKLRHKAECDMLNENKECAYCHTKTKCKVCTACKEATYCKRECQEKHWSSHKQECKQIRKMLIERANTYRQAFTQEVQRLVDYPHYIGNTLAVDVLKLGLNEATPDAEGRDSELARDYNILLAGVGDLRNLLLTTASLPSNFTGNVRFTLNDIDPFVLARNVLFLYIIITQRSRESIETSITNIWYSLQIPKTDYQLLMSVLDELLKHTKATLKEKTSGQLILEEDDIKTIKEVWGKWREMECDTAKPDSIKLSQQRAEMFKKEPQSSEGMSDYIVNISPKYRKSARTYFRDGLFLPQNQNVHKINTKVDNPTLTGRPRMVADSQLHKEFAPSLFDFVYCIRSDALPFLGWDGIPAQKSFQQDSIVALFHRYISSVIKSASSILHAGRIQCIIKLKNCTDLHKDYEPNFEPKFDRITTSNIADYIGIKALLSTLRPLLSTTNKHAVLITETMNWVLICPEANLMDKERTRSKFTELSPIMIKDTGRLDMIGNIICLYDYFDTSNIFLRYLRILFLATTDDLTLRDTVPSLTKAFNMEGFRLRNFTNELNKVVPFVYRIYPRLINNCVGRERYLEWQLDLPE encoded by the exons ATGGATGTTGAACCTGGATTATGTTGGCGATGCGAGAAGAAAAAAGCAACAAAGAAGTGTAGTGAATGCAAGATTGGAGAATATTGTGGAAATCAGTGTATGGAACGCGACAAGTTGAGACATAAAGCTGAATGTGACATGTTGAATGAAAACAAGGAGTGTGCATATTGTCACACAAAGACAAAATGCAAAGtg TGTACTGCCTGTAAAGAAGCCACATACTGTAAACGTGAATGTCAAGAGAAGCATTGGTCATCTCACAAACAAGAGTGTAAACAAATCAGAAAGATGTTGATAGAAAGAGCAAATACGTACAGACAAGCATTTACACAAGAAGTGCAACGATTGGTTGATTATCCACATTACATCGGCAACACTCTAGCTGTAGATGTACTAAAACTAGGCCTCAATGAAGCAACACCAGATGCAGAAGGTAGAGATTCAGAATTGGCAAGAGATTACAACATCTTACTTGCAGGAGTTGGAGATTTACGTAATCTGTTACTGACAACGGCATCACTTCCAAGTAACTTCACTGGCAATGTTCGGTTTACACTGAACGACATTGATCCATTTGTTTTGGCAAGAAATGTACTTTTCTTGTACATTATCATAACTCAAAGATCAAGAGAATCTATTGAAACATCAATCACAAATATCTGGTATTCACTACAAATTCCAAAAACAGATTATCAGCTTCTTATGTCTGTCCTAGATGAACTTCTCAAACATACAAAAGCAACCTTGAAGGAAAAAACAAGTGGTCAACTTATCTTAGAGGAAGATGATATAAAAACGATAAAAGAGGTCTGGGGTAAATGGAGAGAAATGGAATGCGACACTGCAAAACCAGATTCGATTAAGTTATCACAACAGAGAGCAGAAATGTTCAAAAAAGAACCTCAAAGTTCTGAAGGTATGTCTGATTATATCGTTAACATTTCACCAAAATACAGAAAGTCAGCAAGAACGTATTTTAGAGATGGTCTGTTTCTGCCACAAAatcaaaatgtacataaaatcaatacaaaaGTTGATAACCCAACCCTAACCGGGCGTCCAAGAATGGTTGCCGACAGCCAATTGCACAAAGAATTCGCACCAAGTTTATTTGATTTTGTCTATTGTATCCGATCAGATGCTTTACCATTTCTTGGTTGGGATGGCATACCGGCACAGAAGAGCTTTCAACAAGATTCCATTGTTGCATTATTTCATCGATACATCTCCAGTGTTATCAAATCTGCCTCATCAATTCTCCATGCAGGAAGGATACAATGCATAATAAAGCTTAAAAACTGTACAGATCTTCACAAGGATTATGAACCAAACTTTGAGCCTAAATTTGATCGTATTACAACTTCTAACATTGCAGACTACATAGGCATTAAAGCACTACTTTCAACATTGCGCCCTCTTCTGAgcacaacaaacaaacatgcagTGCTCATTACAGAAACAATGAATTGGGTACTCATCTGTCCAGAAGCAAACTTAATGGATAAAGAACGGACACGGTCAAAATTCACTGAATTATCACCTATAATGATCAAAGATACTGGACGACTCGATATGATAGGTAACATAATTTGTCTTTATGATTACTTTGACACCAGTAACATTTTTCTTCGTTACTTGCGTATTCTGTTTCTTGCAACTACTGACGACTTAACGTTAAGGGACACGGTTCCAAGTTTAACAAAAGCATTCAATATGGAAGGATTTCGTCTTCGAAATTTTACAAATGAGTTAAACAAGGTTGTTCCATTTGTATATCGTATTTACCCTAGGTTGATAAACAATTGTGTTGGACGTGAAAG